A stretch of Clostridium sp. BJN0001 DNA encodes these proteins:
- the cbiE gene encoding precorrin-6y C5,15-methyltransferase (decarboxylating) subunit CbiE: protein MIYIVGLGPGNREYMLNKAISVLEKSDIIIGFKRGISSVDFIHTKKVCIKSFKELNKYLTDTSKNISIIASGDPLFFGITKYIKASFDISFEVIPGISSFQYLASKTHISWDGAYLSSLHGRNEDFISEIKNQKISIYLTDNINNPKKICEKLYKERVKCNIIIGENLSYTDEKITEGTPEKLKNNDYSNLSIMIIEKLS, encoded by the coding sequence ATGATATACATAGTAGGTCTTGGACCTGGAAACCGTGAATATATGCTAAATAAAGCAATATCTGTACTTGAAAAATCAGATATTATTATTGGATTTAAAAGAGGAATTTCATCAGTAGATTTTATACATACTAAAAAAGTATGCATAAAGAGTTTTAAGGAACTTAATAAGTATTTAACTGATACTTCAAAAAATATTTCGATTATTGCATCTGGTGATCCATTATTTTTTGGAATAACAAAATATATTAAAGCTTCATTTGATATATCATTTGAAGTTATTCCAGGTATAAGTTCATTTCAGTATCTTGCATCAAAAACTCATATTTCATGGGATGGAGCTTATCTTTCAAGTTTGCATGGCAGAAATGAAGATTTTATTTCTGAAATAAAAAATCAAAAAATAAGTATATATTTGACAGATAATATTAATAATCCTAAAAAAATATGTGAAAAATTATATAAAGAAAGAGTTAAATGTAATATAATAATTGGTGAAAACCTTTCGTATACAGATGAAAAAATAACAGAAGGGACTCCGGAAAAATTAAAAAATAACGATTACAGCAATTTGAGTATCATGATTATAGAAAAGTTAAGTTAG
- the cbiT gene encoding precorrin-6Y C5,15-methyltransferase (decarboxylating) subunit CbiT, translating to MYFLKDENFIRGNCPMTKEEVRILSIAKMNIDSSSIVLDIGSGTGTITVQSSKAAKNGKIMAIEKDEEAYNVTTENIKKFKCDNVRIIKNEACSILDRLISDKIKFDSIFIGGSNGKLEEIVLKANAVLKKGGTIVMNFIRIDNACRAIEVCKRLEYNTDISLVNISKNKGKSLMLIANNPIYIVQCTK from the coding sequence ATGTATTTTCTAAAAGATGAGAATTTTATACGGGGAAACTGTCCTATGACAAAAGAAGAGGTTAGAATTCTATCTATTGCAAAAATGAATATAGATAGCAGTTCAATTGTACTTGATATTGGAAGTGGAACAGGAACAATTACAGTACAGTCTTCAAAAGCTGCTAAAAATGGTAAAATTATGGCTATTGAAAAAGATGAAGAAGCATATAATGTAACAACAGAAAACATAAAAAAGTTTAAATGCGATAATGTACGTATAATAAAAAATGAAGCATGTTCTATACTCGATAGACTTATAAGCGATAAGATAAAATTTGATTCTATTTTTATAGGCGGCAGTAATGGGAAACTTGAGGAAATTGTTTTAAAGGCTAATGCTGTCTTGAAAAAAGGCGGAACTATTGTTATGAATTTTATAAGAATTGATAATGCTTGCCGTGCTATTGAGGTATGCAAAAGACTTGAATATAATACAGATATTTCTCTTGTAAACATAAGTAAAAATAAAGGTAAATCACTTATGCTTATTGCGAATAATCCTATATATATAGTTCAATGCACAAAATAA
- a CDS encoding cobalt-factor II C(20)-methyltransferase — translation MGTLFGIGVGPGDKELLTIKALNTIKRCKTIVAPAAKEDGGYSIAYETAKDYIDKKTTVYLKHFPMGTADKKEKVYEIYKLIENELKKGNDVAFLTIGDPYIYSTYIYLLEFIKNRNYNVKTIPGIPSFCAAASISDSILVIGDEILTIMPASKVSEIKDEKYVVIMKVYKKEKEILDILDRKNFSYTYISRAGRDNEKILRNREDILKNCDYMSLIIAHRKE, via the coding sequence ATGGGAACATTATTTGGAATAGGAGTAGGTCCTGGAGATAAAGAACTTTTGACTATAAAGGCTTTAAACACCATAAAAAGATGCAAAACTATAGTAGCTCCTGCAGCTAAAGAAGATGGTGGATATAGTATAGCTTACGAAACAGCAAAAGATTATATAGATAAAAAAACTACAGTTTATTTAAAACATTTCCCAATGGGGACAGCAGATAAAAAAGAAAAAGTATATGAAATATATAAACTTATAGAAAACGAATTAAAAAAAGGAAATGATGTTGCGTTTTTAACAATAGGTGATCCTTATATTTATAGTACATATATTTATCTTCTTGAGTTTATAAAAAATAGAAATTATAATGTAAAAACTATCCCTGGAATTCCATCTTTCTGTGCAGCAGCTTCAATCTCTGATAGCATTTTAGTTATTGGTGATGAAATCTTAACTATAATGCCTGCATCGAAAGTATCTGAGATTAAAGATGAAAAGTATGTAGTTATTATGAAAGTATATAAAAAAGAAAAAGAGATTCTTGATATACTTGATAGAAAAAACTTTTCTTATACATACATTTCAAGAGCAGGAAGAGACAATGAGAAAATTTTAAGAAACAGAGAAGATATATTAAAAAATTGTGATTATATGTCGCTTATAATAGCGCACAGAAAGGAATAG
- the cobM gene encoding precorrin-4 C(11)-methyltransferase: MVYFIGAGPGDVDLITVKGRKILEKADVVIYAGSLVSKEHLSFLKKNAYVFNSAKMTLEEIIDVIKENDFDNKIIVRLHTGDPSIYGAIKEQMDELSKLNIKYEVIPGVSSFTAAAAAIKKEFTLPSVSQTVILTRIGGKTKVPKNEDLESLAHIGCSMAIFLSVSMIDDVVKKLRNGYGRNVPVAVIKRATWDDQDIILGHLDDIVEKVREKNITKCAQILVGDFIDCDYEKSLLYDKTFSTCYRKAKSFLGEKTNEK, translated from the coding sequence ATGGTTTATTTTATTGGGGCAGGTCCTGGAGATGTTGATCTTATAACAGTAAAGGGAAGAAAAATTTTAGAAAAAGCTGATGTTGTAATATATGCAGGTTCTCTTGTATCAAAAGAGCATCTTTCTTTTTTGAAAAAGAATGCCTATGTTTTTAATTCAGCTAAAATGACTCTTGAAGAGATTATTGATGTAATAAAAGAAAATGATTTTGATAATAAAATAATAGTAAGACTTCATACAGGAGATCCTTCTATATATGGTGCAATAAAAGAGCAGATGGATGAACTTTCAAAATTAAATATAAAATATGAAGTTATTCCTGGAGTAAGCTCATTTACTGCTGCAGCTGCTGCAATAAAGAAGGAATTTACTCTTCCATCAGTTTCACAGACTGTAATTTTAACAAGAATAGGTGGGAAAACAAAAGTACCTAAAAATGAAGACCTTGAATCTTTAGCACATATTGGATGCTCTATGGCAATATTTTTATCTGTATCAATGATTGATGATGTTGTTAAAAAGCTAAGAAATGGATATGGACGTAATGTTCCAGTAGCTGTTATAAAAAGGGCAACATGGGATGATCAAGATATAATACTTGGACATCTTGATGATATAGTAGAGAAGGTAAGAGAGAAAAACATTACAAAATGCGCACAGATTTTAGTTGGAGATTTTATTGACTGTGATTATGAGAAAAGTCTTCTTTATGATAAAACTTTTTCTACATGTTACAGAAAAGCTAAATCTTTCTTAGGTGAAAAAACAAATGAAAAATAG
- the cbiG gene encoding cobalt-precorrin 5A hydrolase, giving the protein MKNRDMAVICPSLKGENIALSLKKNFDFDLFIKKSSTFNLFEISKKCMNRYDKIVFISSTGIAVRAIAPFLQSKDKDPAVVTIDLNKKYAISLVSGHLGGANFLASSIADTIKCEAVITTATDNMNIKAPDVFSLENNLVIDDIKKIKYISSMLISGKRVGFFDEFSFNFPGNGYKKIDSLEENSIWITNKCSPEIKNIDMKKVLKLIKRNVVLGIGCRKNTDSKKMFSFVKEILEKNNIDLRAVLKIGSIYIKKDERAIIDLSKKLNAEFITFSKEKIRTCDSLFEKSDFVFDKTGVYSVCEPCCYLLSDKILVKKIKKDGMTLSVGIIGGN; this is encoded by the coding sequence ATGAAAAATAGAGACATGGCCGTAATATGTCCATCATTAAAGGGAGAGAATATAGCATTAAGTTTAAAGAAAAATTTTGATTTTGATTTATTTATTAAAAAATCATCTACTTTTAATCTTTTTGAAATATCTAAAAAGTGTATGAATAGATACGATAAAATAGTATTTATATCATCTACAGGAATTGCAGTTAGGGCAATAGCACCTTTTTTACAAAGTAAGGATAAAGATCCTGCAGTAGTTACTATAGATTTAAATAAAAAATATGCTATAAGCCTTGTAAGTGGTCACTTAGGAGGAGCAAATTTTTTAGCATCATCTATAGCAGATACTATTAAATGTGAAGCTGTTATTACAACTGCAACGGATAATATGAATATTAAAGCTCCTGATGTATTCTCATTAGAGAACAATTTAGTAATTGATGATATAAAAAAGATTAAGTATATTTCATCAATGCTCATTTCTGGAAAAAGAGTTGGATTTTTTGATGAATTTTCATTTAATTTCCCAGGAAATGGCTATAAAAAAATTGATTCTCTTGAGGAAAACAGCATATGGATAACGAATAAGTGTAGTCCAGAAATTAAAAACATAGATATGAAAAAAGTACTTAAACTTATAAAAAGAAATGTTGTGTTAGGAATAGGATGCAGAAAAAATACAGACAGCAAAAAGATGTTTTCTTTTGTTAAGGAGATTTTAGAAAAAAATAATATAGATTTAAGAGCGGTTTTAAAGATAGGATCAATTTATATAAAAAAAGATGAGCGTGCAATAATTGATTTATCAAAAAAACTTAATGCAGAGTTTATTACTTTTTCTAAAGAAAAAATACGAACATGTGATTCTCTTTTTGAAAAGAGCGATTTTGTATTTGATAAGACAGGAGTTTATTCTGTGTGTGAGCCATGCTGTTATCTTCTTTCGGATAAGATTTTAGTAAAAAAAATAAAGAAAGATGGAATGACACTTTCTGTTGGAATAATAGGAGGAAATTAA
- the cobJ gene encoding precorrin-3B C(17)-methyltransferase — protein sequence MGKLKIVGIGPGSIENMTLRAFNAIKNADAIVGYTKYIDMIKELTDGKEIFSSGMRQETERCKKALLMAKEKNVALISTGDAGIYAMAGLILEMKGEDSPEIEIIPGLTASIGASSLVGAPLMNDSCSISLSDLMVPYEKIKKRVYLAAEADFVISFYNPKSRNRSTYLKECIDIVRKFREDKTPVALVKNGLRDNEEIRLCTISDIDYDFVDMMTMVIVGNSESYYKNNIFITPRGYEKAGKIK from the coding sequence GTGGGAAAACTTAAAATCGTAGGTATAGGTCCTGGAAGTATAGAAAATATGACGCTTAGGGCGTTTAATGCAATAAAAAATGCAGATGCTATTGTAGGATATACAAAGTATATAGATATGATAAAAGAATTGACAGATGGAAAAGAAATTTTTTCATCTGGTATGAGACAGGAAACTGAAAGATGCAAAAAGGCACTTTTAATGGCAAAAGAGAAAAATGTTGCTCTGATAAGTACAGGAGATGCAGGTATATATGCAATGGCTGGGCTTATTTTAGAGATGAAAGGCGAAGATAGCCCTGAAATAGAAATTATTCCAGGGCTTACTGCATCTATTGGGGCTTCTTCTTTAGTAGGTGCACCTCTTATGAACGATAGCTGCAGTATAAGTTTAAGCGATCTTATGGTGCCATATGAAAAAATTAAAAAGAGAGTATATCTTGCAGCAGAAGCTGATTTTGTAATATCTTTTTATAATCCTAAAAGCAGAAATAGATCAACTTATTTAAAAGAATGTATAGATATAGTTAGAAAATTTAGAGAAGATAAAACTCCTGTAGCACTTGTAAAAAATGGATTAAGAGATAATGAGGAAATACGATTATGTACAATTTCTGATATTGATTATGATTTTGTAGATATGATGACTATGGTAATTGTCGGAAATTCAGAAAGCTACTATAAAAATAATATTTTTATAACACCAAGAGGGTATGAAAAGGCAGGTAAAATAAAATGA
- a CDS encoding cobalt-precorrin-6A reductase, translated as MICLIAGTKDAENILDILNKYTDDIAVSTATAYGSSLIENYKVKVINSHPLDEDDMKKWIKKNNINLLIDASHPYAKSVSENAENVCECLNIEYIRYQRKGVLEDKKDDFIIRTSSYIEAYEASKGMNGNILNTTGSNNAEKFKSDDFKYRMILRVLPNEHVIKKVRDAGYNVEDIIAMKGPVSKKLEEAFIDFYNVKALITKDSGIYGGALEKYEACREKNIKLIIIERPYVTYKNYFYEYDELEKYLKEKIKSDF; from the coding sequence ATGATATGTCTTATTGCAGGAACAAAAGATGCTGAAAATATATTAGATATTTTAAATAAATATACTGATGATATAGCGGTAAGTACAGCAACAGCATATGGTTCATCTCTTATAGAAAATTATAAAGTAAAAGTTATAAATTCACACCCTCTAGATGAAGATGATATGAAAAAATGGATTAAGAAAAATAATATAAATCTTTTAATAGATGCATCTCATCCATATGCTAAATCTGTAAGTGAAAATGCTGAAAATGTATGTGAGTGTTTAAATATAGAATACATAAGATATCAGAGAAAAGGTGTTTTAGAAGATAAAAAGGATGATTTTATAATAAGAACTTCATCTTATATAGAGGCTTATGAAGCTTCAAAAGGTATGAATGGAAATATTTTAAATACAACAGGAAGTAACAATGCAGAAAAATTTAAAAGTGATGATTTTAAATATAGAATGATTTTAAGAGTTCTTCCAAATGAACATGTTATAAAGAAAGTAAGAGATGCAGGATATAATGTAGAAGATATAATTGCAATGAAAGGTCCTGTATCAAAAAAACTTGAAGAAGCTTTTATAGATTTTTATAATGTAAAAGCGCTTATAACTAAAGATAGCGGAATTTATGGCGGTGCTCTTGAAAAATATGAGGCATGCAGAGAAAAAAACATAAAGCTTATTATAATTGAAAGACCATATGTTACTTATAAAAATTATTTTTATGAATATGATGAATTAGAAAAATATTTAAAGGAGAAAATAAAAAGTGATTTTTAA
- the cobT gene encoding nicotinate-nucleotide--dimethylbenzimidazole phosphoribosyltransferase — protein MKPAYKDAKDKALIREDSLAKPLNSLGKLESMAVKMCGITGKMNNKVDKRLVIVMCSDNGVIKEKVSSSPQIVTLSQTLNLPKYITGAGVIAKANNTELKVVDIGVNADISDENISNRKIRKSTHNIKLRSAMSYEEAVKSILIGIDEVRLAKEKGYKIIGTGEMGIGNTTTSSAVLISLCSCDYEKVIGRGGGLTDESLLRKKSVIKEALKVNNVDKSDPIDILSKVGGFDIGGMAGVFIGASYYRIPVVIDGFISAVAALIAYKLNKNVRDFIFTSHMSKEYGYNVALEEMNLSPILNLDMGLGEGSGCPLSFSIIETACAVLNNMATFKEAKIDDSYLDELRKNNSKE, from the coding sequence ATAAAGCCTGCATATAAGGATGCTAAAGACAAAGCTTTAATAAGAGAGGATTCACTTGCAAAGCCTCTAAATAGTCTTGGAAAGCTTGAAAGTATGGCAGTTAAAATGTGTGGAATAACAGGAAAGATGAATAATAAAGTCGATAAAAGGCTTGTTATAGTAATGTGTTCTGATAATGGAGTTATAAAAGAGAAAGTATCTTCATCTCCTCAAATTGTAACTTTAAGCCAGACTCTCAATCTTCCTAAATATATAACTGGAGCAGGAGTTATTGCAAAAGCTAATAATACTGAACTTAAAGTTGTTGATATAGGAGTAAATGCAGATATATCGGATGAAAATATATCAAATAGAAAAATAAGAAAATCAACACATAATATAAAACTTAGAAGTGCTATGAGTTATGAAGAGGCAGTAAAATCAATACTTATTGGAATTGATGAAGTGCGTCTTGCCAAAGAAAAAGGATATAAAATTATTGGAACAGGAGAGATGGGAATAGGGAATACTACAACAAGTTCAGCTGTACTTATTTCTTTATGCTCATGTGATTATGAGAAGGTTATAGGAAGAGGCGGCGGACTTACTGATGAAAGCCTTTTAAGAAAGAAGAGTGTTATAAAAGAAGCACTTAAAGTAAATAATGTAGATAAGTCTGATCCTATAGACATTTTATCTAAGGTTGGCGGTTTTGATATAGGAGGCATGGCAGGAGTATTTATAGGAGCTTCGTATTATAGAATTCCTGTAGTTATTGATGGATTTATATCAGCTGTCGCAGCACTTATAGCATATAAACTTAATAAAAATGTACGTGATTTTATTTTTACATCTCATATGTCTAAGGAATATGGATATAATGTTGCACTTGAAGAAATGAATTTAAGCCCTATACTTAATCTTGATATGGGACTTGGAGAAGGAAGCGGGTGTCCTCTTTCTTTTTCAATAATAGAAACTGCATGTGCAGTATTAAACAATATGGCTACATTTAAAGAAGCAAAAATAGATGATAGCTATCTTGATGAGCTTAGAAAAAATAATTCAAAGGAATGA
- a CDS encoding cob(I)yrinic acid a,c-diamide adenosyltransferase, whose amino-acid sequence MEKGLIEVYTGDGKGKTTAAVGLAVRAAGRGFKVLMTQFLKDNNTGELISIQKIPGFCVYSGEPVKKFFEFMTDSEKKELVNEHRKRFKEVILKAKNEKYDMLILDEIIASVNLNIIDINDLMEFLKNKPESLEVVLTGRNPKEEILEIADYVSEIKAIKHPYKNGISARIGIER is encoded by the coding sequence ATGGAAAAAGGACTTATTGAAGTTTATACAGGAGACGGAAAAGGAAAGACAACAGCAGCAGTAGGACTTGCTGTAAGAGCAGCAGGTAGAGGATTTAAAGTGCTTATGACTCAATTCTTAAAAGATAATAATACAGGAGAACTTATTTCAATTCAAAAAATTCCTGGATTTTGTGTATATTCTGGAGAACCTGTAAAAAAGTTTTTTGAATTTATGACTGACTCTGAAAAAAAGGAACTTGTTAATGAACATAGAAAAAGATTTAAAGAAGTTATATTAAAAGCTAAAAATGAAAAGTATGATATGCTTATACTTGATGAGATAATAGCGTCTGTTAATCTTAATATTATTGATATAAATGATCTTATGGAATTTTTAAAAAATAAGCCTGAGTCTCTTGAAGTTGTTTTGACAGGAAGAAATCCTAAAGAAGAAATATTAGAAATAGCAGATTACGTTTCAGAGATTAAAGCTATAAAACATCCATATAAAAATGGAATAAGTGCAAGAATAGGAATTGAAAGATAG